The following coding sequences lie in one Streptomyces xiamenensis genomic window:
- a CDS encoding DNA repair helicase XPB, which translates to MSCLIVQSDKTLLLEVDHERAEECRRAIAPFAELERAPEHIHTYRVTPLGLWNARAAGHDAEQVVDALVTHSRYPVPQSLLVDVAETMARYGRLSLVKHPAHGLVLQSTDRPVLEEILRSKRIKPLVGERIDADQVAVHPSERGQIKQALLKLGWPAEDLAGYVDGEAHPIELAEDGWSLRPYQRQAVDGFWHGGSGVVVLPCGAGKTLVGAGAMATAKSTTLILVTNTVSARQWKAELMRRTSLTEEEIGEYSGTRKEIRPVTIATYQVLTVKRKGVYPHLELFDSRDWGLVVYDEVHLLPAPVFKFTADLQARRRLGLTATLVREDGRESDVFSLIGPKRFDAPWKEIEAQGYIAPADCVEVRVDLTESERLAYAMAEAEEKYRFCATTDSKRRVTEALVRKHAGQQTLVIGQYIDQLDELGESLGAPVIKGETSNAQREKLFQAFREGELNVLVVSKVANFSIDLPEATVAIQVSGTFGSRQEEAQRLGRVLRPKADGHEARFYSVVARDTIDQDFAAHRQRFLAEQGYAYRIMDAGELRESPEPDGA; encoded by the coding sequence GTGTCCTGCTTGATCGTGCAAAGCGACAAGACGCTCCTGCTCGAAGTGGATCACGAGCGGGCCGAGGAGTGCCGGCGGGCCATCGCGCCCTTCGCCGAGCTGGAGCGGGCCCCGGAGCACATCCACACCTACCGGGTGACCCCGCTGGGGCTGTGGAACGCGCGAGCCGCCGGGCACGACGCCGAGCAGGTCGTCGACGCCCTCGTCACCCACTCGCGCTACCCGGTGCCGCAGTCGCTGCTGGTCGACGTGGCCGAGACCATGGCGCGCTACGGGCGGCTCAGCCTCGTCAAGCACCCGGCGCACGGTCTGGTCCTGCAGAGCACCGACCGGCCGGTGCTGGAGGAGATCCTCCGTTCCAAGCGCATCAAGCCGCTGGTCGGGGAGCGGATCGACGCCGATCAGGTGGCCGTGCACCCCTCCGAGCGCGGCCAGATCAAGCAGGCGCTGCTCAAGCTGGGCTGGCCGGCCGAGGACCTGGCCGGGTACGTGGACGGTGAGGCGCACCCCATCGAGCTGGCGGAGGACGGCTGGAGTCTGCGCCCGTACCAGCGGCAGGCGGTGGACGGGTTCTGGCACGGCGGTTCCGGGGTGGTCGTGCTGCCCTGTGGCGCCGGGAAGACGCTGGTGGGGGCGGGCGCGATGGCGACCGCCAAGTCCACCACGCTGATCCTGGTGACGAACACCGTCTCGGCGCGGCAGTGGAAGGCCGAGCTGATGCGCCGTACCAGCCTGACCGAGGAGGAGATCGGCGAGTACAGCGGCACCCGCAAGGAGATCCGGCCGGTCACCATCGCCACCTACCAGGTGCTGACGGTGAAGCGGAAGGGCGTGTACCCGCATCTGGAGCTGTTCGACTCCCGGGACTGGGGCCTGGTCGTCTATGACGAGGTGCATCTGCTGCCGGCGCCGGTCTTCAAGTTCACCGCCGACCTCCAGGCGCGGCGGCGGCTGGGGCTGACGGCGACGCTGGTGCGCGAGGACGGGCGCGAGTCGGACGTGTTCTCGCTGATCGGCCCGAAGCGCTTCGACGCGCCGTGGAAGGAGATCGAGGCGCAGGGGTACATCGCGCCGGCGGACTGCGTGGAGGTACGGGTCGATCTGACCGAGTCGGAGCGGCTGGCGTACGCGATGGCGGAGGCCGAGGAGAAGTACCGTTTCTGCGCCACGACCGACTCCAAGCGCCGCGTCACCGAGGCCCTGGTGCGCAAGCACGCGGGGCAGCAGACTCTCGTCATCGGCCAGTACATCGATCAGCTGGACGAGCTGGGCGAGTCGCTCGGCGCCCCGGTGATCAAGGGGGAGACCAGCAACGCGCAGCGCGAGAAGCTCTTCCAGGCGTTCCGGGAGGGCGAGCTGAACGTGCTGGTGGTCTCCAAGGTCGCGAACTTCTCCATCGACCTGCCGGAGGCCACGGTCGCCATCCAGGTGTCCGGGACCTTCGGGTCGCGCCAGGAGGAGGCCCAGCGGCTGGGCCGGGTGCTGCGCCCCAAGGCGGACGGGCACGAGGCCCGCTTCTACTCGGTGGTCGCCCGGGACACCATCGACCAGGACTTCGCCGCCCACCGGCAGCGCTTCCTCGCCGAGCAGGGCTACGCCTACCGGATCATGGACGCCGGCGAGCTGCGGGAATCCCCTGAGCCGGATGGTGCCTGA
- a CDS encoding HelD family protein gives MPADQPSPSTPLDAERAHLAASRAALRTMRAEAEGLDISDVTANWVNAEVLASELAQRIKSLADLAHTPLFFGRVDYEHDLGEADDETGRRFYIGRRHVHDADGDPMVIDWRAPASRPYYGASKKDPQDVALRRRFGYDGGELTAYEDEHLTDPAEAERSSALLQREIEKPRVGPMRDIVATIQPEQDEIVRAGLSGSVCVQGAPGTGKTAVGLHRVAYLLYAYRDRLARSGTLVIGPNRSFLRYIEQVLPALGELEVKQATVDDLVAGGGIEIRGTDPSGTARLKGDARMAEVLRRAVRSGVRTTPAEGVVVVRGSRRWRVPVDEIAAIVTELLARDIRYGAARDALPQRIAHAVLVRMEAAGEAPDDRVQNAVARNPAVKAVVKEVWPLVDPVKLVLRLLSDAEFLARAAEGILDEEEQKHLLWERPARGVKSARWSPADAVLIDEARDLIERTGSLGHVVLDEAQDLSPMQYRAVGRRCSTGSVTVLGDIAQGTTPWATSGWEEALAHLGKPEAVVEELTQGFRVPRKVIAYASRLLPAIAPELSEATSIRDSEGSLVLREVPVEELDGAAVAACREALEREGSVGLIAADARVPVLSAALTAAGLAHLTPGQETSESARLTLVPASLAKGLEYDYVVLDEPAAVVDGEPDERTGLRRLYVALTRAVSGLTVVHATPLPGELAAG, from the coding sequence ATGCCCGCGGACCAGCCGTCCCCCTCCACCCCCCTGGACGCGGAGCGCGCCCACCTCGCGGCCTCCCGCGCGGCGCTGCGCACCATGCGCGCCGAGGCGGAGGGCCTGGACATCAGCGACGTCACCGCGAACTGGGTCAACGCCGAGGTGCTCGCCTCCGAGCTCGCCCAGCGCATCAAGTCCCTGGCCGACCTGGCCCACACCCCGCTGTTCTTCGGCCGCGTCGACTACGAGCACGACCTCGGCGAGGCGGACGACGAGACCGGCCGCCGCTTCTACATCGGCCGCCGGCACGTGCACGACGCGGACGGCGACCCCATGGTCATCGACTGGCGTGCCCCTGCCTCCCGCCCCTACTACGGCGCCTCGAAGAAGGACCCACAGGACGTCGCGCTGCGCCGCCGCTTCGGCTACGACGGCGGCGAGCTGACCGCGTACGAGGACGAGCACCTCACCGACCCGGCGGAGGCCGAGCGCTCCTCGGCGCTGCTCCAGCGCGAGATCGAGAAGCCGCGCGTGGGCCCGATGCGGGACATCGTGGCCACCATCCAGCCCGAGCAGGACGAGATCGTGCGGGCCGGGCTGAGCGGCTCGGTGTGTGTGCAGGGGGCGCCGGGCACCGGGAAGACGGCGGTCGGCCTGCACCGGGTCGCGTATCTGCTGTACGCCTACCGCGACCGGCTCGCCCGCAGCGGCACCCTGGTGATCGGACCGAACCGGTCCTTCCTGCGCTACATCGAGCAGGTGCTGCCGGCGCTCGGCGAGCTGGAGGTCAAGCAGGCGACCGTCGATGACCTGGTGGCCGGCGGCGGCATCGAGATCCGGGGCACCGACCCCTCCGGCACGGCCCGCCTCAAGGGCGACGCCCGGATGGCGGAGGTGCTGCGCCGCGCCGTGCGCTCCGGGGTGCGCACCACCCCGGCCGAGGGTGTGGTGGTGGTCCGCGGCTCGCGGCGCTGGCGGGTGCCGGTGGACGAGATCGCCGCGATCGTGACGGAGCTGCTGGCCCGCGACATCCGGTACGGGGCGGCCCGCGACGCGCTGCCGCAGCGGATCGCGCACGCCGTGCTCGTCCGGATGGAGGCGGCCGGGGAGGCGCCGGACGACCGGGTGCAGAACGCGGTGGCCCGTAACCCCGCCGTGAAGGCCGTGGTCAAAGAGGTGTGGCCGCTGGTGGACCCGGTGAAGCTGGTGCTGCGGCTGCTGTCGGACGCGGAGTTCCTGGCCCGGGCGGCCGAGGGGATCCTGGACGAGGAGGAGCAGAAGCATCTGCTGTGGGAACGCCCGGCGCGCGGGGTGAAGTCGGCGCGCTGGTCACCGGCCGACGCGGTCCTGATCGACGAGGCGCGTGACCTGATCGAGCGGACCGGGTCGCTGGGGCATGTGGTGCTCGACGAGGCGCAGGACCTGTCGCCGATGCAGTACCGGGCGGTGGGGCGCCGGTGCAGCACGGGTTCGGTGACGGTACTGGGCGACATCGCGCAGGGCACCACGCCGTGGGCGACCTCGGGGTGGGAGGAGGCGCTGGCCCATCTGGGCAAGCCGGAGGCGGTGGTGGAGGAGCTGACGCAGGGGTTCCGGGTGCCGCGCAAGGTGATCGCGTACGCGTCGCGGCTGCTGCCGGCGATCGCGCCCGAGCTGTCGGAGGCGACCTCCATCCGGGACTCGGAGGGCTCGCTGGTCCTGCGCGAGGTGCCGGTGGAGGAGCTGGACGGGGCGGCGGTGGCGGCGTGCCGGGAGGCGCTGGAGCGGGAGGGCTCGGTGGGCCTGATCGCGGCGGACGCGCGCGTCCCGGTGCTGTCGGCCGCGCTGACGGCGGCCGGGCTCGCCCATCTCACGCCGGGGCAGGAGACATCGGAGTCGGCGCGGCTGACGCTGGTGCCCGCGTCGCTGGCGAAGGGCCTGGAGTACGACTACGTGGTGCTGGACGAGCCGGCGGCGGTCGTGGACGGCGAGCCGGACGAACGGACCGGGCTGCGGCGGCTGTACGTGGCGCTCACCCGTGCGGTGTCGGGGCTGACGGTGGTGCACGCGACGCCGCTGCCGGGGGAGTTGGCCGCGGGCTGA
- a CDS encoding AzlD domain-containing protein translates to MTLPLTAIAVLAGGTLAFRLAGPLLHDRLALGDRTRALLTDAATLLLIALVATAALTEGQGAAGWSRPAGVLVAAVLALRRAPLPVVVLAAVTTTAVLRLCGVP, encoded by the coding sequence GTGACGCTGCCGCTGACCGCCATCGCCGTCCTCGCCGGGGGCACCCTCGCCTTCCGGCTCGCGGGCCCGCTGCTGCACGACCGCCTCGCCCTGGGCGACCGCACCCGCGCCCTGCTCACCGACGCCGCGACCCTGCTGCTCATCGCACTGGTGGCCACCGCCGCGCTCACCGAGGGCCAGGGCGCGGCCGGCTGGTCACGCCCCGCCGGGGTCCTGGTCGCCGCCGTGCTCGCCTTGCGCCGCGCCCCCCTGCCCGTGGTCGTCCTCGCGGCGGTCACCACCACGGCCGTCCTGCGGCTGTGCGGGGTGCCCTGA